The following coding sequences lie in one Epinephelus moara isolate mb chromosome 17, YSFRI_EMoa_1.0, whole genome shotgun sequence genomic window:
- the LOC126404579 gene encoding GRB2-associated-binding protein 1-like, producing the protein MSGAGEVVCEGWLRKSPPEKKLRRYAWKRRWFVLRSGRLSGEPDVLQYFKNQQSRRPIRTINLNLCEQVDAGLTFTKKELESSFVFDLRTEERTWYLVAESEEDMNRWVSSICLLCGFNPTDDVPERPPVSGSSIIPAMTPTSGTVTTVMGSLPPPYDPVGVRNLEHDGNAEEDYLWLSHCQSHIRPPLGSSTSLETDYNDNLYPPPSATSSSSSSSSSPSLLPNGLPLPSSSSSNFRTAPWTGPLSQSLDVSTTSDLQRRAGRPRCHPSPHPRKHSLDFHLRPVAIPLSDDTHCTVHPNTQSFTNSGYQIPRPASTTQPRPPRRPSSTPSVDSLTQAELHASTPTPPPRPPKPQSIAAQGESSAVGMWPATLPRSTSEPEKRDGCTEGGLPRSNTITAPGRTQTGCDPFHIPRSLSDRASMFEFSESFNSYFFNKGMVPLGSVCSEDDDVDENYVPMSAATTEPPVAPRVPPHPPSDPSVQLQDGNYVPMTPLTPSLPTHPTPATADLASLGRQVPPPAHMGFRNSALTPVAPLTPPLRRNTTNTAGGVEVEAMPPPIHRNLKPQRRGVSVSQPAERTDAQTAGESTNKTRVKPAPLDITPAQQDWQEVPPPVRSPVTRTFTRDPSSRRSVRPTSAHSSSPSSDSDDPDDSYVAMTPTSGLSFSAGEQSLRLMLHRASEGGVSSPLLRRARGDKQVEYLDLDLHTGRATPTRQKRCTADGAGGDGEQAAAGEERARGERTRVDYVVVDPKRTKALRNTREAWHDGRMSTEKEKC; encoded by the exons ATGAGCGGAGCAGGGGAGGTGGTGTGTGAGGGCTGGCTGAGAAAATCACCACCAGAGAAGAAGCTACGCCGCTAT gCGTGGAAGAGACGATGGTTTGTGCTGCGAAGTGGTCGGCTGAGCGGAGAGCCAGACGTCCTGCAGTACTTCAAGAACCAGCAGTCCCGGCGGCCAATCAGGACCATCAACTTGAACCTGTGTGAACAG GTTGATGCCGGCCTGACGTTCACAAAGAAGGAGCTGGAGAGCAGCTTTGTGTTCGACCTGAGGACGGAGGAGAGGACGTGGTACTTGGTGGCCGAGTCTGAGGAGGACATGAACCGCTGGGTGTCCTCCATCTGCCTGCTCTGCGGATTCAACCCGACTGATGACG TTCCAGAGAGACCTCCTGTCTCCGGCTCGTCCATCATCCCAGCGATGACTCCGACCAGCGGCACTGTCACCACAGTAATGGGGTCTCTCCCACCTCCCTATGATCCTGTGGGTGTGCGAAACCTCGAGCACGACGGAAATGCAGAAGAAGATTACCTGTGGTTGTCGCACTGCCAGAGTCACAttag GCCTCCTTTAGGTTCCTCCACCTCCCTTGAAACCGACTACAACGACAACCTTTACCCACCTCCCTcagccacctcctcctcctcgtcctcttcctcctctccttccctccttcccaaCGGCCTCCCACttccatcctcctcttcctccaacTTTAGGACAGCCCCTTGGACGGGTCCTCTCAGCCAGTCTTTGGATGTCAGCacgacctctgacctccagaGACGAGCCGGCAGACCTCGCTGTCACCCTTCTCCTCACCCCAGGAAGCACTCCCTGGATTTCCACCTGCGACCCGTGGCGATACCTCTCAGCGATGATACACACTGCACCGTGCATCCCAATACGCAGTCGTTCACCAACAGTGGTTACCAGATCCCTCGACCGGCGTCCACCACGCAACCCAGACCCCCTCGCCGCCCATCCTCTACCCCGAGTGTGGACTCCCTGACGCAGGCAGAGCTCCACGCCTCCACTCCGACCCCTCCTCCGCGCCCGCCCAAGCCCCAGAGCATCGCAGCCCAGGGAGAGAGCTCAGCTGTAGGCATGTGGCCCGCTACGCTCCCCCGATCCACCTCAGAGCCAGAGAAGAGGGATGGATGCACGGAGGGAGGTCTGCCGAGGAGCAACACTATCACTGCGCCAGGACgcacacagacag GTTGTGACCCTTTTCACATCCCTCGGTCTCTGTCCGACCGAGCGAGCATGTTTGAGTTCAGCGAGAGCTTCAACAGTTACTTC tttaATAAAGGCATGGTACCTCTGGGTAGTGTTTGCTCTGAAGATGATGACGTGGACGAAAACTACGTTCCCATGAGCGCCGCCACCACTGAGCCTCCTGTTGCACCGAG GGTGCCTCCACATCCTCCCTCGGACCCCTCTGTCCAGCTGCAGGATGGCAACTACGTCCCCATGACGCCCCTCACCCCGTCCCTTCCCACTCATCCCACCCCTGCCACAGCTGACCTGGCGTCCCTGGGGAGGCAAGTCCCACCACCCGCCCACATGGGTTTCCGCAACTCCGCCCTGACTCCCGTCGCCCCCCTCACCCCGCCGCTCCGAAGGAACACCACGAACACTGCAGGtggagtggaggtggaggcCATGCCGCCTCCGATCCACCGTAACCTGAAACCACAACGTAGAG GAGtttctgtcagtcagcctgcAGAGAGAACAGACGCCCAGACTGCTGGAGAGTCGACAAACAAGACAAGAG TGAAACCAGCTCCTCTGGACATCACTCCAGCGCAGCAGGACTGGCAGGAGGTCCCGCCCCCTGTGCGCTCGCCTGTCACTCGAACCTTCACGCgaga tccaTCCAGTCGTCGGTCAGTCAGGCCGACCTCCGCTCAcagctcctccccctcctctgacTCTGATGACCCCGATGACAGCTACGTCGCCATGACGCCAACCTCAGGCCTCAGCTTCAGCGCCGGGGAGCAG tctctGAGGCTCATGCTGCACCGGGCCTCAGAGGGCGGAGTCAGCAGCCCGTTGCTACGGCGAGCCAGAGGCGACAAACAGGTGGAGTACCTGGACCTTGACCTCCACACTGGGCGGGCAACACCAACAAGACAG AAACGCTGCACGGCAGATGGAGCAGGTGGCGACGGCGAGCAGGCCGCAGCCGGCGAGGAGCGTGCACGCGGCGAGCGTACACGTGTGGACTATGTGGTGGTGGACCCCAAAAGAACCAAGGCCCTGAGGAACACCAGAGAAGCATGGCATGACGGGAGGATGTCCACGGAGAAAGAGAAATGCTag